One region of Niallia sp. Man26 genomic DNA includes:
- a CDS encoding pentapeptide repeat-containing protein: MKSGIQEKIDYYSSYKPDCENCFGLCCVALPFGKSAEFAEDKEGGKPCKNLGEDYLCGIHQHLRPKGYKGCTVFECFGAGQKVSQFTFKGVTWRDSPAVAKDMFKVFPIMQQLHEMLCYLDEALQLKSAIGLKAELTNAFKETKRLSELEPAEIMELYIPAHRAVVNELLIQVSELMRQKVTEKTKLQKGRKKKKGSDLIGANLRNQNLRGESFRGAWLIAADLRNADLRNVDFIGADLRDADIRGADLTGSIFLTQIQLNAAKGDSHTKIPRTLSKPAHWSC, encoded by the coding sequence ATGAAAAGTGGGATTCAGGAAAAAATAGATTACTATAGTTCATATAAGCCAGATTGTGAAAACTGTTTTGGTTTATGCTGTGTAGCTTTGCCGTTTGGTAAATCGGCGGAGTTTGCAGAAGACAAGGAAGGAGGGAAGCCTTGCAAAAATCTCGGGGAAGATTACCTGTGCGGCATTCACCAGCATCTCCGCCCGAAAGGTTATAAAGGCTGTACAGTATTCGAGTGCTTTGGTGCCGGTCAGAAGGTTTCGCAGTTCACCTTCAAGGGAGTGACTTGGCGGGATTCCCCCGCTGTTGCAAAGGATATGTTCAAGGTTTTCCCAATCATGCAGCAGCTGCATGAAATGCTTTGCTATTTAGATGAAGCACTTCAGCTAAAATCTGCAATAGGATTAAAAGCAGAGCTTACAAATGCCTTTAAGGAGACGAAAAGGCTGTCGGAATTAGAGCCAGCAGAGATTATGGAGCTATATATTCCTGCACATCGGGCTGTGGTTAATGAGCTTCTAATACAAGTGAGTGAGCTTATGAGACAAAAGGTGACTGAAAAAACCAAGCTTCAAAAAGGACGGAAAAAGAAAAAAGGGAGCGACCTGATCGGAGCGAATCTGCGCAATCAAAATTTGCGGGGAGAGAGCTTCAGAGGTGCATGGTTAATCGCAGCAGACTTACGAAATGCTGATTTAAGAAATGTTGATTTTATTGGTGCTGACTTACGCGATGCTGATATTAGGGGAGCTGATTTAACTGGCAGTATTTTTCTGACTCAAATTCAGCTCAATGCCGCAAAAGGAGATAGTCATACTAAGATTCCTCGCACACTATCTAAACCAGCTCATTGGTCTTGCTAA
- a CDS encoding DUF3243 domain-containing protein: MENKVETKVNDKLQNMSSEKKDEILSSFEGFKEYLSDKVEKADKLGLNEEQIAKAAQKVGDFLAAKEEPRNREEKLLQELWKAGNEEEQHKLAHMLVKLVS, translated from the coding sequence ATGGAAAACAAAGTAGAAACAAAAGTAAATGATAAGCTTCAGAATATGAGTAGTGAAAAAAAGGATGAAATTTTATCAAGCTTTGAAGGATTTAAGGAATACCTTTCCGACAAGGTGGAAAAAGCAGATAAGCTAGGCTTAAATGAAGAACAGATTGCAAAAGCTGCCCAGAAGGTAGGAGACTTTTTAGCTGCAAAAGAGGAGCCTCGCAACAGAGAGGAAAAACTTCTTCAAGAGCTTTGGAAAGCAGGAAATGAAGAGGAACAGCATAAACTGGCTCATATGCTTGTAAAGCTTGTGAGCTAA
- a CDS encoding ArsR family transcriptional regulator — translation MQLGIDNSSLVVYEALASEVRIKIIQLLSKNKMNIKEIAEELEISSAIVTKHIKKLEDAGLIKTERVPGKSGLQKISILKVDHIEINFPKKIFHSFASYETAVPIGHYTDYDLKPTCGLATDKEFIGRVDEPRYFMDPKRMDAEIIWFTQGFVQYNIANFLKKDEKLQQFEISLEICSEFPFANDVWPSDITFSLNGIELGTWRSPGDFADTRGKFTPDWWPHNINQYGLLKTIRITNHGTYIDGDPMSGITVDDLDTSTDRWTFRIEVKEDAEHVGGATVFGKKFGNHDQDINFKLYYL, via the coding sequence ATGCAACTAGGGATCGACAATTCCTCATTAGTTGTTTATGAAGCACTAGCCAGCGAAGTTCGCATCAAGATTATTCAACTCCTCAGCAAAAATAAAATGAACATTAAAGAAATTGCCGAGGAATTAGAAATCAGCAGTGCTATTGTGACAAAGCATATAAAAAAATTAGAAGATGCTGGTTTAATTAAGACAGAAAGAGTGCCAGGAAAATCTGGACTGCAAAAGATTTCGATTTTAAAGGTCGATCATATTGAAATAAATTTTCCCAAAAAGATATTTCACTCGTTTGCATCCTATGAAACTGCTGTGCCAATTGGACATTATACCGATTATGATTTAAAGCCGACATGTGGACTAGCAACAGATAAAGAATTTATCGGCCGTGTCGATGAGCCCCGCTACTTTATGGATCCAAAGAGAATGGATGCAGAAATTATTTGGTTCACTCAAGGGTTTGTGCAATATAATATTGCCAATTTCTTGAAAAAAGATGAAAAGCTGCAGCAATTTGAAATTAGCTTGGAAATTTGTTCTGAATTCCCATTCGCCAATGATGTATGGCCGTCAGATATTACCTTTTCATTGAATGGAATTGAATTAGGAACATGGAGAAGTCCTGGAGATTTTGCTGATACAAGAGGAAAGTTCACTCCTGATTGGTGGCCTCATAATATCAACCAGTACGGGCTGCTCAAAACTATCCGCATCACCAACCATGGCACATATATCGATGGAGACCCTATGTCAGGCATCACAGTCGATGATTTAGATACAAGCACAGACAGATGGACCTTCCGCATAGAAGTGAAGGAAGATGCCGAGCATGTCGGGGGCGCGACTGTATTCGGGAAAAAATTCGGCAACCATGACCAAGATATTAACTTTAAATTGTATTATCTATGA
- a CDS encoding NUDIX hydrolase, whose product MEENAKFHRAFGVYGICLDSEYLLVIHKSQGPYRNRFDLPGGSLEEGESLAEAIDREFLEETGLEICHKENIGITDFMFPWRWREFTHVHHIAVFYEVRNFSGVITAPEQFVGQDSLGAVWMDLNELTMDNSSPLVMQAVNWTKTRSFPLKVNKLQVWEVKK is encoded by the coding sequence ATGGAAGAAAACGCCAAGTTTCATAGAGCTTTTGGTGTATATGGTATATGCCTTGATAGTGAATACTTGCTTGTTATCCACAAGAGTCAAGGACCGTATCGCAACCGCTTCGATTTGCCTGGGGGAAGTTTGGAGGAAGGGGAAAGTTTAGCAGAGGCAATAGACAGAGAGTTTCTAGAGGAAACAGGTCTTGAGATTTGTCACAAAGAAAATATTGGAATCACGGATTTCATGTTTCCCTGGAGATGGAGAGAATTCACACATGTTCATCATATAGCTGTATTTTATGAAGTGAGGAACTTTAGTGGGGTTATCACTGCCCCAGAGCAGTTTGTTGGACAAGATTCCCTTGGAGCTGTATGGATGGACCTGAACGAGTTAACGATGGATAATTCCTCTCCGCTGGTTATGCAGGCAGTAAACTGGACGAAAACGCGGAGTTTCCCTTTAAAGGTGAACAAGCTACAGGTTTGGGAGGTAAAGAAATGA
- a CDS encoding GNAT family N-acetyltransferase produces MKLRKAVTADAKGIAKVHVDSWRTTYKNMIPDAFLEQLSYKEREQMWISAIPGGHVYVAETGAGKIVGFACGGKERSGKFVGYDGELYAVYLLAEYQGKGIGKKLADAVKQHLQGMGLTSMIVLVLEGNGACRFYEAIGGKQIGRMEDKIGEKTVYELVYGWEKI; encoded by the coding sequence ATGAAGTTGCGTAAAGCAGTTACAGCTGATGCGAAAGGCATTGCGAAGGTACATGTTGACAGCTGGAGAACAACTTATAAGAACATGATTCCTGACGCCTTTTTAGAGCAATTATCTTATAAAGAGCGGGAGCAAATGTGGATATCAGCTATTCCAGGCGGCCATGTTTATGTTGCGGAAACCGGGGCAGGCAAGATTGTCGGTTTTGCGTGCGGCGGCAAGGAAAGGAGCGGCAAGTTTGTAGGGTATGATGGCGAATTATATGCTGTTTATTTGCTTGCAGAATACCAAGGGAAAGGAATTGGCAAAAAGCTCGCAGATGCTGTAAAACAGCATCTACAGGGTATGGGCTTAACTAGCATGATTGTGCTTGTACTAGAAGGCAATGGAGCATGCCGGTTTTATGAAGCCATAGGAGGAAAGCAAATCGGCAGGATGGAGGACAAAATTGGCGAAAAAACAGTTTATGAGCTCGTTTATGGCTGGGAAAAAATATGA
- a CDS encoding DUF2777 domain-containing protein, whose product MNNQQRLKLIEYQTRAFTQGTVEYINDQWIFFDDETEEATMLDEYIHQEVELFCFNKWRKGILLDEGRINSSGSIYGMCTEDKIRIRKHLVFSLERLLDEISDDSFYQFITTLNSMKFSIYDCIYCYNQLTFLRDDKRKNGVNMMIFDNQEGLCSVNHHFYYNEKITDRFEFTLNTGKRMIIEKLSS is encoded by the coding sequence ATGAACAATCAGCAGAGACTAAAGCTTATAGAGTACCAAACCCGTGCTTTTACACAAGGAACAGTCGAATACATCAATGACCAATGGATATTTTTCGACGATGAAACAGAAGAAGCAACCATGCTAGATGAATATATTCATCAAGAAGTGGAATTATTCTGCTTTAACAAATGGAGAAAAGGAATCCTTTTGGATGAAGGAAGAATCAACAGCTCTGGCTCGATTTATGGGATGTGCACTGAAGATAAAATCAGGATTCGCAAACATCTTGTATTCTCGTTAGAACGTCTTCTTGACGAGATCAGCGATGACAGCTTTTATCAGTTCATCACCACCCTGAATTCCATGAAGTTCTCTATTTATGACTGTATATACTGTTATAACCAATTAACCTTCTTAAGAGATGACAAACGAAAAAATGGTGTGAATATGATGATTTTTGATAATCAGGAAGGCCTGTGCAGTGTCAATCATCATTTCTATTATAATGAGAAAATTACCGACAGATTTGAGTTTACCTTGAATACTGGCAAACGGATGATTATCGAAAAGCTGTCCTCTTAA
- the asnB gene encoding asparagine synthase (glutamine-hydrolyzing) codes for MIIMCGITGWVDYRKDLRKEEDTLSVMAETLEKRGPDDTNVWSALHAGFGHKRLIVVDPLCGIQPMTKVKQDFDYTICYNGELYNTEDIRKELLIKGYSFNGHSDTEVLLASYMEWGEDCLQYLNGIFAFAVWDEKRNSLFIARDRLGVKPLFYAEVGSGLLFASEIKAILANPQVKAELDREGLAEVFALGPSHTPGSGVFRGIKELRPGHALKFSQDGLKIWRYWNVKSEQHEDTFEETVEKVRFLFKDAVTRQLVSDVPLSTFLSGGVDSSAITAIAAMEYEKSGKGPLHTYSIDYEGNDQFFKANEFQPNSDGVYIKKMTDTFGTIHHNCIITQETLAQFLHEAVTVRDLPGMADVDSSLLWFCREIKKDFVVSLSGECADEIFGGYPWFRREADLARGGFPWMRSIKERQGLLKQEWSSKLQLEDYMYDKYNQTIAETPKLEGESAEDAKRRELFYLNQLWFMTTLLERKDRMSMGASLEVRVPFADHRLVEYVWNVPWEMKNYKNREKGLLRKALEGILPDEVLYRKKSPYPKTHNPVYTKTVTDMLTGILAEKDSALYEFFDYNQLKEIINTGGSAFKEPWFGQLMTGPQLLAHLAQLHYWFKDYNINIVD; via the coding sequence ATGATCATCATGTGTGGAATCACAGGTTGGGTTGATTACAGAAAAGATCTGAGAAAAGAAGAGGATACTTTGTCTGTTATGGCAGAAACGCTGGAAAAAAGAGGTCCAGATGATACAAATGTATGGAGTGCCCTTCATGCAGGCTTTGGCCACAAACGTTTGATTGTGGTAGATCCCCTTTGTGGAATCCAGCCGATGACAAAAGTAAAACAAGATTTTGATTATACGATTTGTTATAACGGTGAATTGTACAATACGGAAGACATACGCAAAGAATTACTAATAAAAGGATATTCATTTAATGGCCATTCTGATACAGAAGTTTTATTGGCTTCTTACATGGAATGGGGCGAGGATTGCTTACAATACTTAAATGGAATTTTTGCTTTTGCGGTTTGGGATGAAAAAAGAAATTCACTGTTTATCGCCAGAGACCGCCTTGGTGTTAAGCCGCTGTTCTATGCAGAGGTTGGATCAGGCTTACTATTTGCTTCGGAAATCAAGGCTATACTTGCCAATCCTCAAGTGAAGGCAGAATTAGACAGAGAAGGGTTGGCGGAAGTATTTGCACTTGGACCGTCCCATACACCTGGATCAGGGGTTTTCAGAGGCATTAAGGAATTAAGACCTGGGCATGCCTTGAAATTTTCGCAGGATGGCTTGAAGATATGGCGTTATTGGAATGTGAAAAGCGAGCAGCATGAGGATACGTTTGAAGAAACAGTTGAAAAGGTGCGCTTTCTGTTCAAAGATGCTGTAACGAGACAGCTAGTATCAGATGTGCCGTTAAGCACTTTCCTTTCTGGCGGGGTCGATTCCAGTGCGATTACAGCTATTGCTGCAATGGAATATGAAAAATCAGGCAAAGGACCGCTGCACACATACTCCATTGATTATGAAGGCAATGACCAGTTCTTTAAAGCAAATGAATTTCAGCCTAATTCTGATGGTGTTTATATTAAGAAAATGACGGACACTTTCGGTACGATTCATCATAACTGCATTATCACACAGGAAACGCTTGCCCAATTTCTCCATGAGGCTGTTACTGTCCGTGATCTGCCGGGAATGGCTGATGTTGATTCTTCCTTGCTGTGGTTTTGCCGTGAAATTAAAAAAGACTTTGTCGTGAGCTTGTCAGGTGAATGTGCGGATGAAATTTTCGGCGGGTATCCATGGTTCCGGAGAGAAGCAGATCTTGCAAGAGGAGGATTTCCATGGATGCGTTCAATCAAGGAGCGACAAGGGTTGCTAAAACAAGAGTGGAGCAGCAAGCTGCAGCTTGAGGATTATATGTATGATAAATACAATCAAACTATTGCTGAAACACCAAAATTGGAAGGCGAAAGTGCAGAGGATGCAAAAAGAAGAGAGCTGTTCTATTTGAATCAACTGTGGTTCATGACAACTCTATTAGAAAGAAAAGACCGAATGAGCATGGGGGCGAGTCTTGAAGTCAGGGTGCCATTCGCAGACCATCGATTAGTAGAATATGTATGGAACGTACCTTGGGAAATGAAAAACTACAAAAACAGAGAGAAGGGGCTTCTCCGCAAAGCACTTGAGGGGATTCTTCCAGATGAAGTACTCTATCGCAAGAAAAGTCCTTATCCAAAGACACATAACCCTGTTTACACGAAAACGGTCACAGATATGCTGACAGGAATTTTGGCAGAAAAGGATTCGGCTTTATACGAATTCTTTGATTATAACCAGCTCAAGGAGATTATCAATACTGGTGGCTCAGCCTTCAAAGAGCCTTGGTTCGGTCAGCTTATGACAGGTCCGCAGCTTCTTGCGCACTTGGCACAACTTCATTATTGGTTTAAAGACTATAATATTAATATTGTAGATTAA
- a CDS encoding AraC family transcriptional regulator, with translation MDQLWKFNIERPLAYYKCGRFVSSDDWQHKQMRLKKDFEVIIGLNKSVYIQVGHHQYEVKQGNVLLIPPEIDYYGYAPSQKGASFFWMHFIPFCETDMYPVEKFISHLLASDIEAHRHAINNAVFLPDYFSLSYSDKPFILMKQILDIANASYYSTFSVDYLLTELLIELTEQYSKQLLHQNTISEKTQKFTQILEWIRVNIHEPLNVREVANTFSMNPDHLTRLFKKNIGMSTIRYIHTLKLNKAKELLCTTNKTIKEIAFELRFDDEKYFMKLFKSYEGITPSKFRDAYTKTYTNTVSVDPDIPMPPHLRTAIITK, from the coding sequence ATGGACCAGCTTTGGAAATTCAACATTGAAAGACCGCTTGCTTATTACAAATGCGGCCGTTTTGTCAGCAGTGACGACTGGCAGCATAAACAAATGCGGCTGAAGAAGGATTTTGAGGTTATTATTGGTTTAAACAAATCTGTTTACATCCAAGTGGGCCACCATCAGTATGAAGTCAAGCAGGGGAATGTTCTGCTTATACCACCAGAAATTGACTACTATGGATATGCTCCTTCTCAAAAAGGAGCAAGCTTTTTTTGGATGCACTTTATTCCTTTCTGTGAGACAGATATGTATCCAGTTGAGAAATTTATTAGCCATTTGTTGGCAAGTGATATAGAAGCACATAGGCATGCAATTAATAATGCCGTTTTTTTGCCTGATTATTTTAGTCTTTCATACAGTGATAAACCGTTTATCTTAATGAAGCAAATTTTAGATATAGCAAATGCCTCCTACTACAGCACCTTCTCTGTCGACTACTTGCTGACAGAGTTGTTAATTGAGCTTACTGAACAATACAGCAAACAGCTGCTCCATCAAAATACGATAAGTGAAAAGACGCAAAAGTTCACCCAAATACTTGAATGGATTAGAGTCAATATTCACGAACCCCTTAATGTAAGAGAAGTTGCTAACACTTTTTCCATGAACCCTGATCATCTGACAAGGCTGTTTAAAAAGAATATCGGTATGAGCACAATTCGTTATATCCATACATTAAAGCTTAATAAAGCAAAAGAACTCCTTTGTACAACGAATAAAACAATCAAAGAAATTGCCTTTGAGCTGCGTTTCGATGATGAGAAATACTTCATGAAATTATTTAAAAGCTATGAAGGAATTACCCCAAGTAAATTTCGTGATGCCTACACTAAGACGTATACGAACACAGTGTCTGTCGATCCTGACATTCCTATGCCGCCACACTTGAGAACAGCAATAATCACAAAATAA
- a CDS encoding beta-L-arabinofuranosidase domain-containing protein, with product MSNNVQADKSIHVNKVIINDQFWKRYADIVKTEMIPYQWEVLNDRADITIEKERNDQNIPSEKSHAIENFKIAAGLKEGRHYGWVFQDSDVYKWLEAVAYSIEQEHDPQLIELADGVIDLLALAQEKDGYLNTYFTIEAPERRFKRLAESHELYCAGHYMEAAVAYYNATKNEKALTIACKLADCIDASFGNEAGKIKGYDGHEEIELALAKLYELTKEKRYLNLCQFFLYERGQDTSFFERQWQEEAGENAVIGGMNHLPLSYYQAHKPILEQESAEGHAVRLVYLCAGMADAAFLSKDEEMLQACKKLWKSITAKRMYITGGIGSTVHGEAFTSDYDLPNDTMYCETCASIGLIFFAQNMLKNEADSTYSDTLERALYNGVISGMALDGKHFFYVNPLESNPENSLKDPGKSHVKPTRPAWFGCACCPPNLARLLASIHKYLYSQKGDCLYANLYIANKAEIDWNGKQIEITQESNYPWEGEAKFQFQLEEPAEFGFCLRIPAWSKTYKVTVNGIEISDSLMNGYMVIRRTWETGDEICVTLDMSIQEWSANPHVKADLNKIAIQRGPIVYCMEEADNGKCLHLFRLPKNKQYHYRYDSELFGGAGLIDVTAEKRVVEQEWESQLYSQGMAELYEAASLTLIPYYAWANRSVGEMQVWLAKE from the coding sequence ATGTCAAACAATGTGCAAGCAGACAAGTCGATACATGTGAATAAGGTAATAATTAACGACCAATTTTGGAAGCGATATGCCGACATTGTGAAAACAGAAATGATTCCATATCAATGGGAAGTGCTCAATGACAGGGCTGATATAACAATCGAAAAGGAGCGGAATGACCAAAACATTCCTTCTGAAAAAAGTCATGCCATCGAGAACTTCAAGATTGCTGCAGGGCTGAAGGAGGGCAGGCATTACGGCTGGGTATTTCAGGACAGTGATGTATATAAATGGCTTGAAGCAGTGGCTTATTCTATTGAGCAGGAGCATGATCCACAGCTGATTGAATTGGCTGATGGTGTTATTGATTTATTGGCACTTGCCCAAGAGAAGGATGGCTATTTAAACACATATTTTACAATTGAGGCTCCCGAACGGCGGTTTAAAAGGCTCGCCGAAAGCCATGAGCTGTATTGTGCCGGTCACTATATGGAAGCAGCTGTAGCTTATTATAATGCAACAAAAAATGAAAAAGCCCTCACCATTGCCTGCAAATTGGCGGACTGTATTGATGCAAGCTTTGGTAATGAGGCAGGAAAAATAAAAGGCTATGACGGACACGAGGAAATCGAACTTGCCCTTGCTAAGCTGTATGAACTTACAAAGGAAAAGCGGTACTTAAATCTTTGCCAATTCTTTTTATACGAGCGAGGACAGGATACTAGTTTTTTTGAAAGACAATGGCAAGAGGAAGCTGGCGAGAATGCGGTGATTGGGGGAATGAACCATTTGCCGCTAAGCTATTATCAGGCACATAAGCCAATCCTTGAGCAAGAAAGTGCGGAGGGGCATGCAGTTAGGCTTGTGTATTTATGTGCAGGCATGGCGGATGCTGCTTTTTTAAGCAAAGATGAAGAAATGCTGCAAGCCTGCAAAAAATTGTGGAAGAGCATTACAGCTAAAAGAATGTACATTACAGGCGGAATTGGCTCAACCGTTCATGGAGAAGCATTTACTAGTGACTATGATTTACCGAATGATACGATGTATTGCGAAACTTGTGCTTCCATCGGTCTGATTTTCTTTGCGCAAAACATGCTGAAAAACGAAGCTGACAGTACGTACAGTGATACATTAGAAAGAGCACTCTATAATGGTGTGATCAGCGGAATGGCTTTAGATGGGAAGCATTTCTTCTATGTTAATCCCCTTGAGTCTAATCCTGAGAACAGCTTGAAGGACCCGGGAAAAAGCCATGTGAAGCCGACAAGGCCAGCTTGGTTCGGATGTGCTTGCTGTCCGCCTAATCTGGCCCGCCTGCTTGCATCCATTCATAAGTATTTGTACTCACAAAAAGGCGATTGTCTTTATGCAAATTTATATATTGCCAATAAGGCAGAAATCGATTGGAATGGTAAGCAGATAGAGATTACGCAAGAATCAAACTATCCATGGGAGGGAGAGGCTAAGTTTCAGTTTCAGCTGGAAGAGCCAGCTGAATTCGGCTTTTGCCTGCGCATACCAGCATGGTCGAAAACGTATAAAGTTACTGTTAATGGCATCGAAATAAGTGACAGCTTGATGAATGGTTATATGGTGATACGAAGGACTTGGGAAACTGGAGATGAAATCTGTGTCACCTTGGATATGAGCATCCAGGAATGGTCAGCAAATCCTCATGTTAAAGCAGATTTAAATAAGATTGCCATCCAGCGCGGCCCAATCGTCTATTGTATGGAGGAAGCAGACAATGGGAAGTGCCTTCATCTTTTCCGCCTGCCAAAGAACAAACAATATCATTATCGGTACGATTCAGAACTGTTTGGTGGAGCGGGACTCATTGATGTTACAGCAGAAAAAAGAGTTGTGGAGCAGGAATGGGAAAGTCAGTTGTACAGCCAAGGGATGGCGGAGCTTTATGAAGCAGCATCTCTTACACTGATTCCTTATTATGCTTGGGCAAACCGCTCGGTTGGGGAAATGCAGGTTTGGCTTGCTAAAGAATGA
- a CDS encoding DMT family transporter — translation MEQTTGTKSIAIPLAISIIAISFSAIFVKWSDAPATILSMYRMWLAGILMLPMVYINRKEFKKLSKKDWWFLLFSGAFLALHFALWFGSLKLTTVASSTIILALQPLVSLAGGFLLYRERTTSSAIMTMGIAIIGAMMIGWGDIGLSKASLLGDLLSFLSVIAVVGYLLIGQSIVKKVSHWVYTSTVFLFAAMLLTIFNLSSGEAFTGYPPKEWGIFLLLAIVPSLSHVINNWLLNYVNATTISMSILGEPVGATILAVILLNERLSGSQIAGGLLVLAGVFYFLLQQQKPKPVQHEKTI, via the coding sequence GTGGAACAGACAACAGGCACAAAATCAATTGCCATCCCATTGGCAATTTCCATTATAGCTATCTCCTTCTCTGCTATTTTTGTCAAATGGTCGGATGCTCCAGCAACAATACTGAGCATGTACCGCATGTGGCTCGCAGGAATTTTGATGCTTCCAATGGTCTATATAAACAGAAAAGAATTTAAGAAACTATCAAAAAAAGACTGGTGGTTCCTCCTGTTCTCAGGAGCTTTCCTTGCTCTCCATTTTGCACTGTGGTTCGGTTCTTTGAAGCTGACAACAGTAGCTAGCTCTACTATCATTCTTGCTCTTCAACCGCTCGTGTCATTGGCGGGAGGATTTCTCCTTTACCGTGAAAGGACAACGTCAAGCGCCATTATGACAATGGGGATTGCTATAATCGGCGCCATGATGATTGGCTGGGGCGATATTGGCTTAAGCAAGGCAAGCTTGCTTGGCGATTTACTTTCCTTCTTAAGCGTGATAGCAGTTGTCGGCTATTTGTTAATTGGCCAGTCTATTGTGAAAAAGGTGTCCCATTGGGTTTACACTTCCACTGTATTTTTATTTGCTGCCATGCTGCTGACTATTTTTAATCTATCTTCTGGGGAAGCATTTACAGGCTATCCGCCAAAGGAATGGGGCATCTTCTTGCTGCTTGCAATCGTCCCATCACTTAGTCATGTAATTAACAATTGGCTGTTAAACTATGTAAATGCGACAACTATTTCGATGAGTATTTTAGGAGAACCTGTCGGAGCAACCATTCTTGCTGTAATTCTTTTAAATGAAAGACTTTCCGGTTCACAAATTGCCGGCGGACTATTAGTGCTGGCAGGTGTTTTTTACTTCCTTCTGCAACAGCAGAAACCGAAGCCAGTTCAGCATGAAAAAACAATATAG